A stretch of the Archangium violaceum genome encodes the following:
- a CDS encoding TraB/GumN family protein, producing the protein MRPTRLLLALLAVFGTACATTPARDVPVSAPQPAAVARPLAFLWEVTRPGAPDKPLYLTGSVHLGRPGQFVFPPSLEAALERSQALVVELDPDQASPRESQRLVMSLGILSPPDSLSAHLRPETRALLPEALQRVGLPAAAVERMRPWLLSITLSVLEMQKAGYSEAGGIDRLLLARARGSKTLVELETLDSQMRMLAGFSDELQDLMLRDQLENSALTSVSMAQVATAWEGGNPDALAKVLFENKDDPVYGPFYEALFFKRNQEMADKMAAMLDKPETHFVVVGAGHLVGERGILDLLTRKGFQVRQLPREP; encoded by the coding sequence ATGCGCCCGACCCGACTGTTATTGGCCCTCCTCGCTGTTTTCGGCACCGCCTGTGCCACCACCCCGGCGAGGGACGTTCCCGTCTCCGCGCCACAGCCCGCCGCCGTCGCGCGGCCGCTTGCCTTCCTCTGGGAGGTGACGCGCCCGGGTGCGCCGGACAAGCCGCTCTATCTCACCGGCTCGGTGCATCTGGGCAGACCCGGCCAGTTCGTCTTCCCGCCGTCCCTGGAGGCCGCGCTCGAGCGCTCGCAGGCCCTGGTGGTGGAGCTGGATCCGGACCAGGCGTCTCCGCGCGAGTCGCAGCGGTTGGTGATGAGTCTGGGCATCCTCTCTCCGCCCGACAGCCTGAGCGCGCACCTGCGTCCCGAGACGCGAGCGCTGCTGCCCGAGGCGCTCCAGCGGGTGGGGCTCCCCGCGGCGGCCGTCGAGCGCATGCGGCCGTGGCTGCTGTCCATCACGCTCTCCGTGTTGGAGATGCAGAAGGCCGGCTATTCGGAGGCGGGTGGCATCGACCGGCTGCTGTTGGCCAGGGCGCGAGGCAGCAAGACCCTCGTGGAGCTGGAGACGCTCGACAGCCAGATGCGCATGCTCGCTGGCTTCTCCGACGAGCTGCAGGATCTGATGTTGAGGGATCAGCTCGAGAACTCGGCGCTGACGTCGGTCAGCATGGCCCAGGTGGCCACCGCGTGGGAGGGCGGTAACCCCGACGCCCTGGCCAAGGTGCTCTTCGAGAACAAGGACGACCCCGTCTACGGCCCCTTCTACGAGGCTCTCTTCTTCAAGCGCAACCAGGAGATGGCGGACAAGATGGCGGCGATGCTCGACAAGCCGGAGACACACTTCGTCGTGGTGGGTGCCGGCCACCTGGTGGGGGAGCGCGGCATCCTCGACCTCCTGACCCGCAAGGGATTCCAGGTGCGCCAGCTTCCGCGCGAGCCTTGA